The Nitrospira sp. genome contains a region encoding:
- a CDS encoding cadherin-like beta sandwich domain-containing protein yields MKPTLTAICQYLAATLLVALCLSALGCADTVSISDEPEVPLSGLGIAPGRLQPTFSSNVTSYALRVSATTASVTVTARPKDSNVTMTINGNITSAGQGRIVTLGPPGSTTAISINLTTQTGSETTYSVDVVRPLSSDNNLSALSVTPGPLAPAFDPATLNYTVNVAPAATQVIVSATKSDPIAVMSGSVTAGAGVPTGQATIPLDGPGTSKQVSITVAAPNGAAKTYTITVNRLSGDNNLSALTVTPGTLAPNFDPTTLNYAVDVATDVTAVTVIATKSDSNAVISGDVPNQGQAIIPLDGPGTSKIVSITVTASNGDSKTYTITVNRLLSSDNNLSALTVAPGSMTPAFAAGTLDYAVNVATDVTEVTVTATKSDSNAVISGDVPNQGQATILLDGPGTSKLVSIIVTAPNGTPKTYTVTVNRAAPASDNNLSALTVTPGTLVPDFAQSTTTYSVEVPLSVDNVIVSATKSDPNAVMSGDVTAGAGVATGQQPFLLVPLLPVTVLINVTAPNGDSKLYSVVIVRTLF; encoded by the coding sequence CCTTGGGCTGTGCGGATACAGTGTCGATTTCAGATGAGCCTGAAGTACCGCTCTCCGGCTTAGGGATTGCCCCCGGCAGGCTCCAGCCCACATTTTCAAGCAATGTCACAAGCTACGCACTGAGAGTATCGGCGACCACGGCCAGTGTCACCGTGACGGCCAGACCTAAAGATAGCAATGTGACCATGACGATCAATGGGAACATCACAAGCGCTGGGCAGGGGCGCATCGTGACACTTGGCCCCCCTGGATCGACCACCGCCATCAGCATCAACTTGACGACACAGACTGGAAGCGAGACCACTTATAGCGTCGATGTCGTTCGGCCCTTGTCGAGCGACAACAATCTATCCGCGTTGAGCGTGACACCAGGCCCTCTGGCCCCTGCCTTTGATCCGGCTACCTTGAACTACACTGTGAACGTTGCCCCCGCCGCCACCCAAGTGATCGTCTCCGCAACTAAATCCGATCCTATTGCGGTGATGTCCGGTTCTGTAACGGCTGGAGCAGGAGTCCCAACAGGACAGGCGACGATCCCACTCGATGGGCCAGGAACCAGCAAGCAGGTGTCGATCACTGTGGCAGCTCCGAATGGCGCCGCGAAGACCTACACCATCACCGTGAACCGTCTCTCCGGCGATAACAACTTGTCGGCATTAACGGTCACACCAGGCACCTTGGCTCCAAATTTTGATCCAACTACGTTGAACTACGCAGTGGACGTGGCCACCGATGTCACCGCCGTGACCGTCATAGCCACGAAGTCTGATTCCAATGCCGTGATCTCGGGTGATGTGCCCAATCAAGGACAAGCGATCATCCCGCTTGACGGGCCGGGGACCAGCAAGATCGTATCGATTACTGTCACAGCCTCGAATGGTGACTCAAAGACCTATACGATTACCGTGAACCGTCTGCTCTCCAGCGACAATAATCTGTCTGCCTTGACCGTCGCACCAGGTTCCATGACACCTGCCTTTGCTGCAGGCACCTTAGACTACGCAGTCAATGTGGCCACCGACGTTACCGAAGTGACCGTCACGGCCACGAAGTCCGATTCGAATGCCGTCATCTCGGGTGATGTCCCAAACCAAGGACAAGCGACCATCCTGCTCGACGGGCCAGGGACCAGCAAGCTGGTGTCCATCATCGTGACGGCTCCGAATGGCACCCCTAAGACCTACACCGTCACTGTAAACCGCGCGGCTCCGGCAAGCGACAACAACCTGTCGGCCTTGACGGTGACGCCCGGCACCTTAGTTCCCGACTTTGCTCAGAGCACAACGACATATTCGGTGGAAGTTCCGCTCAGTGTCGACAATGTAATCGTCTCCGCGACCAAATCCGATCCGAATGCCGTGATGTCGGGTGACGTAACGGCTGGAGCCGGGGTCGCAACAGGACAACAGCCCTTTCTCCTCGTACCACTATTACCCGTGACAGTGTTGATCAACGTTACGGCCCCGAATGGAGATTCAAAGCTATACTCTGTTGTCATCGTCAGAACGTTATTCTAG